AGAAGGAGAGACATGTCTTCAGTCAGAACAGAGAAAGAGGCAACCACCACGCTGGACGATGCCCTCAAGCCCGTGAAAACCCGCGATGCCGATGGCGAACAAGTGGTTCGCGCCCTCAAGAGCTTGACGGAAGACACGCCGGCCGCCGAGACCATCGACGGCTTCCATCTTGTCATCGATGCGCTCAAGCTCAACGACATCGACACCATCTTCGGCCTGCCCGGCATCCCGATCACCGACCTCACGCGCATGGCACAGGCCGAAGGCCTGCGTGTCATCTCGTTCCGCCACGAGCAGCATGCCGGCAACGCAGCGGCAGCAGCTGGCTTCCTCACGCAGAAGCCCGGCATCTGCCTCACGGTGTCGGCCCCCGGCTTCCTCAACGGCCTCACAGCGCTGGCCAACGCCACCACCAACTGCTTTCCGATGATCCTCATCAGCGGCTCCAGCGAGCGCGAGATCGTCGACCTGCAGCAAGGCGACTACGAGGAAATGGACCAGCTCGCCATCGCCAAGCCGCTGTGCAAGGCCGCCTTCCGCGTGCTGCACGCAGAAGACATCGGCGTGGGCATTGCACGCGCCATCCGTGCTGCACTGTCGGGCCGCCCGGGCGGCGTGTACCTCGACCTGCCCGCCAAGCTGTTCGCCCAGACCATGGACGCAGCGGCCGGCAAGAAGTCGCTCATCAAGGTGGTCGACCCCGCGCCGCGCCAGATCCCCGCACCTGACGCCGTCAAGCGCGCGCTCGACCTGCTCAAGGGCGCAAAGCGTCCGCTGATCCTGCTCGGCAAGGGCGCCGCCTATGCGCAGGCCGACGCCGACATCCGCGCATTCGTCGAGAAGACGGGTATTCCCTACCTGCCGATGTCGATGGCCAAGGGCCTGCTGCCCGACACCCATGTGCAGTCGGCCGCCGCTGCGCGCTCCTACGTGCTGCAGGAAGCCGATGTGGTGCTGCTGGTCGGCGCGCGCCTCAACTGGCTGCTCTCGCACGGCAAGGGCAAGACCTGGGCGCAGGAAAAGGGCGCCAAGCAATTCATCCAGATCGACATCGCACCGACCGAGATCGACAGCAACGTTGCCATCGAAGCGCCGGTGATCGGCGACATCGGCTCCTGCGTTGCCGCGCTGCTGGCCGGCATCGATGCCAAGTGGGCCAAGCCGCCGGCCGAATGGACCGGCGCGATTGCCGAGCGCAAGGACAAGAACCTGTCGAAGATGGCCGTCACGCTGGCCGCACGGCCTTCGCCGATGAACTTCCACAGCGCGCTCAGCGTGATCCGCGACCAGGTGAAGGCGCGGCCCGATGCCATCGTCGTCAACGAAGGCGCCAACACGCTCGACTTCGCGCGCAGCATCGTCGACATGTACGAGCCGCGCAAGCGCCTGGACGTGGGCACCTGGGGGATCATGGGCATCGGCATGGGCTTCTCGGTGGCCGCGGCCGTGGTCACCGGCAAGCCGGTGATTGCCATCGAGGGTGACAGCGCCTTCGGCTTCAGCGGCATGGAGGTGGAAACCATCTGCCGCTACAACCTGCCCATTTGCGTCATCGTCTTCAACAACAACGGCGTGTATCGCGGCACCGACGTGAACGCCAGCGGCACACCCGACGTGGCGCCCACCGTGTTCGTCAAGAACGCGCGCTACGACAAGCTGATGGAAGCCTTCGGCGGCGTCGGCGTGCATGCCACCACTGCCGATGAACTTCAAAAGGCCCTGGCCGAGGCGGTTGCCTCAGGCCGGCCGACCCTGATCAACGCCGTCATCGACGAGACCGCCGGCACCGAAAGCGGCCGCATCACGAGCCTGAACCCCAGCACGGCGAAGAAGAAGTAACCCGAGTTCCATCATTCAAGGAGATATCCAAATGAGCAGCAGCAACAACAAACCACTCAGCGGCATCAAGATCATCGACTTCACGCACGTGCAAGCCGGTCCCGCCTGCACGCAGATGCTGGCCTGGTTCGGCGCCGACGTCATCAAGGTCGAGCGCCCCGGCGCTGGCGACGTCACGCGTTCGCAGCTGCGCGACATTCCCGATGTCGATGCGCTGTACTTCACCATGCTCAACAGCAACAAGCGCTCGCTGACGCTGGACACCAAGCAGCCCGAAGGCAAGGTCGTGCTGGAGAAGCTGATCCGCGAATCCGACGTGCTGGTCGAGAACTTCGGCCCCGGCGCACTCGACCGCATGGGCTTCACCTGGGAGCGCATCCAGGAACTCAACCCCAAGATGATCGTCGCCTCGGTCAAGGGCTTCAGCGACGGCCACCACTACGACGACCTGAAGGTGTACGAGAACGTTGCGCAGTGCGCCGGCGGCGCCGCCTCGACCACCGGCTTCTGGGACGGCCCGCCCACCGTGAGCGCCGCGGCGCTCGGCGACAGCAACACCGGCATGCACCTGGCCATCGGCATCCTTACGGCCATCATCGGCCGCCAGCAGACTGGCAAGGGCCAGCGCGTGGCCTGCGCGATGCAGGACGCGGTGCTCAACCTCTGCCGCGTGAAGATGCGCGACCAGCTGCGCCTGGACAAGCTCGGCTACCTGGAGGAATACCCGCAGTACCCGCACGGCACCTTCAGCGACGTGGTGCCGCGCGGCGGCAATGCCGGCGGCGGCGGCCAGCCGGGCTGGGTGCTCAAGTGCAAGGGCTGGGAGACCGACCCGAACGCCTACATCTACTTCACGGTGCAGGGCCATGCCTGGGCCCCGATCTGCGACGCCATCGGCAAGCCGGAGTGGAAGACCGACCCCGACTACACGACCCCGAAGGCACGTCAGCCGCACATCACCGACATCTTCGCGACCATCGAGGGCTGGCTGGCCGACAAGACCAAGTTCGAGGCGGTCGACATCCTGCGCAAGTTCGACATTCCCTGCGCACCGGTGCTGACGATGAAGGAACTGCTGCACGACCCGTCGCTGCGCGCCAGCGGCTCCATTGTCGAAGTGCCGCACAAGGAGCGCGGCAGCTACTTCACCGTGGGCAGCCCGATCAAGTTCTCGGACCTCAAGCCCGAGATCACCGGCTCGCCGCTTCTGGGTGAGCACACCGAGGAAGTGCTGGCGGAGCTGGGCTACAGCAAGGACCAGATCTCCAACCTGCGCGAAGCCAAGGCTGTGTAGGCCGGGTTCACTGCGGGGGCTTCACCCCCTGCAGTGAACGACGACATGTAGACAGGTAGCGCCGGGAGGCACGTATGCAAACGAACCTGGATTTCAAGCAGCTCGTCGAAGGCGCCGGCGACGCGATCATGGTGTGCGATGCGGCAGGCGCGATCACGTTGTGGAACCGCGCCTCCGAGCGCATCTTCGGCTTCACCGAAGCCGAGGCGCTCGGCAAGTCGCTCGACCTGATCATTCCCCAGCGGCAACGCCAGCGGCACTGGGACGGCTACAACAAGACGATGGAAACCGGCGTCACCAAATACGGCGCCGACCTGCTGCGCGTACCGGCGCTGCACAAGGACGGGCACACGCTTTCGATCGCCTTCACGGTGTCGATGCTGTTCTCCGCCGATCACGAGGTCACGGGCATCGTTGCCATCGTTCGCGACGAGACCGCCCGCTTTGCCGAGGAGCGCAAATTGCGCGCCCGTCTGGTAGAAGTCGAAGCCACGATGATCAAAGAAGGAGACAGTCAATGAGCAAAGCACTCGAGGGCGTTCGAATCCTCGATTTCACCCATGTGCAGTCCGGCCCCACCTGCACCCAACTGCTGGCCTGGTTCGGCGCCGACGTGATCAAGGTCGAGCGTGCAGGCGAAGGCGACGCAACGCGCGGCCAGTTGCGCGACATTCCCGGTGCGGACAGCCTCTACTTCACGATGCTGAACCACAACAAGCGCTCGATCACG
This is a stretch of genomic DNA from Variovorax paradoxus. It encodes these proteins:
- a CDS encoding PAS domain-containing protein, whose product is MQTNLDFKQLVEGAGDAIMVCDAAGAITLWNRASERIFGFTEAEALGKSLDLIIPQRQRQRHWDGYNKTMETGVTKYGADLLRVPALHKDGHTLSIAFTVSMLFSADHEVTGIVAIVRDETARFAEERKLRARLVEVEATMIKEGDSQ
- the oxc gene encoding oxalyl-CoA decarboxylase, which gives rise to MSSVRTEKEATTTLDDALKPVKTRDADGEQVVRALKSLTEDTPAAETIDGFHLVIDALKLNDIDTIFGLPGIPITDLTRMAQAEGLRVISFRHEQHAGNAAAAAGFLTQKPGICLTVSAPGFLNGLTALANATTNCFPMILISGSSEREIVDLQQGDYEEMDQLAIAKPLCKAAFRVLHAEDIGVGIARAIRAALSGRPGGVYLDLPAKLFAQTMDAAAGKKSLIKVVDPAPRQIPAPDAVKRALDLLKGAKRPLILLGKGAAYAQADADIRAFVEKTGIPYLPMSMAKGLLPDTHVQSAAAARSYVLQEADVVLLVGARLNWLLSHGKGKTWAQEKGAKQFIQIDIAPTEIDSNVAIEAPVIGDIGSCVAALLAGIDAKWAKPPAEWTGAIAERKDKNLSKMAVTLAARPSPMNFHSALSVIRDQVKARPDAIVVNEGANTLDFARSIVDMYEPRKRLDVGTWGIMGIGMGFSVAAAVVTGKPVIAIEGDSAFGFSGMEVETICRYNLPICVIVFNNNGVYRGTDVNASGTPDVAPTVFVKNARYDKLMEAFGGVGVHATTADELQKALAEAVASGRPTLINAVIDETAGTESGRITSLNPSTAKKK
- the frc gene encoding formyl-CoA transferase → MSSSNNKPLSGIKIIDFTHVQAGPACTQMLAWFGADVIKVERPGAGDVTRSQLRDIPDVDALYFTMLNSNKRSLTLDTKQPEGKVVLEKLIRESDVLVENFGPGALDRMGFTWERIQELNPKMIVASVKGFSDGHHYDDLKVYENVAQCAGGAASTTGFWDGPPTVSAAALGDSNTGMHLAIGILTAIIGRQQTGKGQRVACAMQDAVLNLCRVKMRDQLRLDKLGYLEEYPQYPHGTFSDVVPRGGNAGGGGQPGWVLKCKGWETDPNAYIYFTVQGHAWAPICDAIGKPEWKTDPDYTTPKARQPHITDIFATIEGWLADKTKFEAVDILRKFDIPCAPVLTMKELLHDPSLRASGSIVEVPHKERGSYFTVGSPIKFSDLKPEITGSPLLGEHTEEVLAELGYSKDQISNLREAKAV